The following proteins are co-located in the Toxotes jaculatrix isolate fToxJac2 chromosome 9, fToxJac2.pri, whole genome shotgun sequence genome:
- the LOC121187167 gene encoding extracellular calcium-sensing receptor-like, with translation MLGGIFSFHSSWKERRDTYMHKPLPLECISLNFREFQFAQAMLFAIEEINNSTDLLPGISLGYKIYDTCRSIARGVRVVLALANGNEIVSAPSEAPCTRTAQVQVIIGETTSSPSMAMSTVIGPFNIPLISHFATCACLSDKTKYPSFLRTIPSDYYQSRGLAQLVKHFGWTWVGAIRSNDDYGNDGIATFIETAQQLGICLEYSVSFFRTDPPDKIKKIIDIMKASTSKVIVAFLAHMDMDMLIHELSDHDLTGYQWVGSEGWILDSQTAELDKHHILDGAIGLSIPKAHVSGMREFILDVKPLNSSGNEMFTEFWETLFSCKLKQSESSAENQRECTGHEDLTGVHNSFTDMSLMPIFNNVYKGVYAVAHALHSILGCNETCNNKVQLDPFTILQHIKKIRFKTKEGDEVFFNEDGDPAAKYEIINWQPRENDIVDFVTVGLYDASLPAEKQLNLHNKTLIWAKNSTQVPVSVCSEKCPPGTRKVLQKGKPVCCYDCIRCAEGEISNITDSVTCVRCQPEFWSNERRDACVKKEAEFLSYEEIMGALLTAASLFGTCMTVAVAFIFFRYRKTPIVRANNSELSFLLLFALTLCFLCSLTFIGRPSEWSCMLRHTAFGITFVLCISCVLGKTIVVLMAFRATLPGSNVMKWFGPAQQRLSVLAFTLIQVVICILWLTISPPFPLKNFKDFKDKIILECALGSALGFWAVLGYIGVLAMLCFVLAFLARKLPDNFNEAKFITFSMLIFCAVWITFIPAYVSSPGKFSVAVEIFAILASSFGLLICIFIPKCYIILMKPEKNTKKNMMGKAAPKSF, from the exons ATGCTGGGGGGAatcttctctttccacagcagctggaaggaaagaagagatacCTACATGCACAAACCACTGCCACTGGAATGTATCAG TTTGAATTTCAGAGAGTTCCAGTTTGCCCAGGCTATGCTTTTTGCCATTGAGGAgattaacaacagcacagacttGCTGCCTGGCATCTCTCTGGGATATAAAATATATGATACTTGTCGATCAATTGCAAGAGGTGTGAGGGTTGTACTGGCTTTGGCTAATGGAAATGAAATTGTATCTGCACCATCTGAGGCACCATGTACCAGAACTGCACAGGTGCAGGTCATTATCGGAGAAACAACTTCTTCTCCTAGTATGGCTATGTCTACTGTTATTGGACCTTTTAATATCCCACTG atcAGTCACTTTGCCACCTGTGCTTGTCTCAGTGACAAAACCAAGTACCCATCCTTCCTCAGAACAATACCCAGTGACTACTACCAGAGCAGAGGCCTGGCACAACTGGTCAAGCACTTTGGTTGGACTTGGGTTGGAGCTATCAGAAGTAATGATGATTATGGTAATGATGGCATAGCTACATTCATAgaaactgcacagcagctgggaaTCTGTCTGGAgtactctgtgtctttctttagaACAGATCcaccagacaaaataaaaaagataattgACATTATGAAGGCTTCCACCTCCAAGGTGATTGTCGCTTTCCTCGCCCACATGGATATGGATATGCTAATACATGAGTTGTCCGACCACGATTTGACCGGATACCAGTGGGTAGGCAGTGAGGGCTGGATCTTAGATTCTCAAACTGCAGAACTGGATAAGCATCATATTCTGGATGGTGCCATAGGCCTGTCCATCCCCAAAGCACATGTCAGCGGCATGAGAGAGTTCATACTGGATGTGAAGCCACTCAATTCATCTGGTAATGAAATGTTTACTGAATTCTGGGAGACGTTATTTAGCTGTAAGCTCAAGCAGTCAGAGTCAtcagcagagaatcagagagaatGTACTGGACATGAAGATTTGACTGGAGTGCATAACAGCTTCACTGATATGTCCCTCATGCCTATATTTAACAATGTTTACAAAGGAGTGTATGCTGTGGCTCATGCACTTCATAGTATTCTGGGCTGTAATGAAACATGTAACAACAAGGTGCAGCTAGATCCATTCACG attttacagcacataaaaaagATTAGGttcaaaacaaaggaaggagaTGAGGTTTTCTTCAATGAAGACGGAGACCCAGCAGCAAAGTATGAAATTATAAACTGGCAGCCAAGAGAAAATGACATTGTGGACTTTGTCACAGTTGGTCTCTATGATGCATCTTTAcctgcagaaaagcagctgaatctgCACAATAAGACTTTAATTTGGGCAAAGAACTCAACACAG GTGCCTGTGTCAGTCTGCAGTGAGAAATGTCCCCCAGGAACTCGTAAGGTTCTCCAGAAAGGAAagcctgtctgctgctatgACTGTATAAgatgtgcagagggagaaataagcAACATTACAG ACtctgtcacctgtgtgagatGCCAACCTGAATTCTGgtcaaatgagagaagagatgcttgtgtaaagaaggaggcagagtttCTATCATATGAAGAAATTATGGGAGCACTGCTCACTGCAGCGTCACTGTTTGGAACATGCATGACTGTAGctgttgcattcatttttttcagatacAGGAAAACTCCTATTGTCAGGGCCAAcaactctgagctgagcttcctgctgctcttcgccttgactctgtgtttcctgtgctctCTGACCTTCATCGGCCGGCCCTCTGAGTGGTCCTgcatgctgagacacacagcattcGGCATCACCTTTGTCCTGTGTATCTCTTGTGTTCTGGGGAAAACTATAGTGGTGTTAATGGCCTTCAGGGCCACACTTCCAGgcagtaatgtgatgaaatggtttggacctgcacagcagagactcagtgttCTGGCTTTCACTCTCATACAGGTTGTTATATGTATCCTGTGGTTAAcaatttctcctccttttccattGAAGAATTTTAAGGACTTCAAGGACAAAATCATCTTAGAGTGCGCTCTGGGCTCAGCTCTGGGCTTTTGGGCTGTACTTGGGTATATAGGAGTTCTGGccatgttatgttttgttcttgCTTTTCTGGCTCGGAAACTGCCTGATAACTTTAATGAAGCCAAATTTATCACCTTCAGCATGTTGATATTCTGTGCAGTGTGGATCACTTTCATTCCAGCATATGTCAGCTCTCCTGGGaagttcagtgttgctgtggaaatatttgctatcctggcctccagctttggactgctcatttgtatttttattccaaaatgttacattatcttaatgaaaccagagaagaatacaaaaaagaatATGATGGGGAAGGCAGCACCAAAATCATTCTGA